One Clostridia bacterium genomic window carries:
- a CDS encoding helix-turn-helix transcriptional regulator, with product MDICYYTPDGERAEVYEFGHSCITEPKTILPYVRGTYLLHIVIRGVCHFCDFEAESGEAFLISKNKIHSFSVEPGYEHYWFGFDGDFAIEQLVRLGVPIDRHVKLAVQHFEYLAGLLKEAKSRANDNAGIAQSALYSTFPLLSVSNGAGKKESIAQSARRFMEYHYQKPITMEDVAQNSFVTEKYLCFKFKQAYGLPPKQYLLKVRMQRAAALLESTDFKIKEIAVSAGYSSQLAFSGSFKRFFGQSPVAYRETKKQNA from the coding sequence TTGGACATTTGCTATTACACGCCAGACGGTGAACGCGCAGAGGTATATGAATTTGGTCATTCTTGTATCACAGAGCCTAAAACCATACTGCCTTATGTGCGGGGCACATATTTGTTGCATATTGTCATCCGTGGGGTTTGTCACTTTTGTGATTTTGAAGCGGAAAGCGGAGAAGCTTTTCTGATTTCCAAAAACAAGATTCACTCCTTTTCGGTTGAACCGGGATATGAGCACTACTGGTTTGGGTTTGACGGGGATTTTGCCATTGAACAGCTTGTAAGGTTGGGTGTGCCGATAGATCGGCATGTAAAGCTTGCGGTTCAGCATTTTGAATATCTGGCAGGCTTACTGAAAGAAGCCAAAAGCAGAGCAAACGACAATGCTGGCATTGCGCAGTCTGCCCTTTACAGCACTTTTCCGTTGTTGTCGGTAAGTAACGGAGCAGGCAAGAAAGAAAGTATAGCACAAAGTGCCAGACGGTTTATGGAGTATCATTACCAGAAACCCATCACCATGGAGGATGTGGCGCAAAACAGCTTTGTGACCGAAAAGTATCTTTGTTTTAAATTTAAGCAGGCTTATGGGTTGCCGCCAAAGCAATATCTGCTCAAAGTGCGGATGCAGCGCGCTGCGGCACTTTTAGAGAGCACTGATTTTAAAATTAAGGAAATTGCCGTTTCGGCGGGATATTCCTCTCAGCTTGCTTTTTCGGGTAGCTTTAAACGTTTTTTCGGACAAAGTCCTGTTGCATACAGAGAAACAAAAAAGCAGAATGCATAG